The following coding sequences lie in one Hippoglossus hippoglossus isolate fHipHip1 chromosome 14, fHipHip1.pri, whole genome shotgun sequence genomic window:
- the nup98 gene encoding nuclear pore complex protein Nup98-Nup96 isoform X2, with product MFNKSFGTPFGGGTGGFGNASTFGQQNTGFGAAGGFGASTFGTTTNTGGLFGSTQNKPGGLFGSSTFSQPAASSTSTGFGFGAASGTSTSLFGNTGTGTTSGLFSQQNNAFSANKPTSFGSFGTSTSSGGLFGATNTASNPFGGTNSLFGGAGFSAAQQPGTTVKFNPPTGSDTMVKAGVTTSINTKHQCITAMKEYENKSLEELRFEDYQAGRKGQTNQMAAATGSLFSATAAAPSATTGLFGSTAPNTSFSFGQNKGTFGAAAPGGFGATTGGLFTQPAQQPAASLFKPFGQTTTAPNTGFSFGNTNTMGQANTSTMGLFGNTAAPQAGGLFGTAQTSTAAGFGTGTGLFGQTNTGFGNVGTQQSLFGNKTAGFGTTTTSAPSFGTGTGLFGNKPALTLGTGTNTSTFGFGTNPAAGSLFGNKPATGGLGTGLGTSFGAAVGPGQTSLFGNNQNKLGTTLGTMGTFGTTAFNSGTSTMGFGAPQQPVALTDPSAAAAQQAMLQQQLSVLAYSPYGDSPLFRNPLSDPKKKEERLKPTNPTAQKALTTPTHYKLTPRPATRVRPKSLTSSGSSKSQLFDGLDDDEPSLTNGAFVPRKSIKKLVLKNLNSSQYSSQPETETDDLASPPEYPQNGHSLMEEEEEELGGTSSQADDDPEVTQFYVNPIAKPIPQGRAQTSLQDTISDLNMHKAARNGLELSSDDLLASLGEESLQEEREDEQQEIQQSPHPAGIVLNRVGYYTIPSMKDLADMTDEHGECLVENFTIGRKGYGSIFFPGEVNVSGLNLDEIVHFRRKEVIVYPDDKNKPLEGEGLNRRAEVTLDGVWPNDKTTCTQIRSPERLSDMNYEGRLEKASRKQGARFLEYRTETGSWVFEVAHFSKYGLQDSDEEDDIPLKTDPKKLKTMMSLPPSKLQQQLPPSQHQVAPQAQSTVVDLPSGVAELDSDMADITQSFPTESLLGGEEDSDLPGETDTTCGKLGGLTSAELDGISASSHIASTLGINPHTLQIMKASLFAEDEEESDLFQGRGAMKVSTDVSSPRIVLPGAQSRSSVGGLLQARFTSGLLSQLSDSPQPPLSRADTPRSLHWAAQGPSFLLPPRTPEPSIRTVGVRRMGGPVPLKESVTLGKGGLLMDVGLFKGRSFRVGWGPGWTLAHCGDRLSSLGSKQLDHKDLSSKTDFSFLPKPARNKPLVESPYKVTLEQLVGLEPQVTKTGEGEEEESQTVLQRPLEICLEHSIISITDSVPCPLVRPQTGVAALHEYAKWITELNDTQGDADPLLGHWAEVWTLCEALWGRLGPAHQEPDIETPSDYEQQLERRRTFSAWLSRGATSRVEEEVALAGKGRHTEAIFSYLTGNRISEACRVAQREGDHRLSLLLSQALGSQYCRDLLALQLADWNRMQTDSYLPEERLRIFTLLAGKPVWQSSDSVVNVCSQLDWKRCVAVHLWFMLPPTASMADALAKYEAAFQGSCEGGKYACAPLPPYLEAEKMDVEEEEESKRPLYDLCFHLLKLYSDRHYSLQQLLDPLTVTWERLDYRLSWHLWGVLQSLHYSHLSASRQGLLHASYAAQLESAGLWHMAIFILLHIPDHAQRERAVREMLTLHCPLQETDESVRRERFLTERLLIPEQWIHEAKATRAHRDANRHQEALHLYRAGYWNQCHRLLIQHLASDCIINDNHDYLLEFLEGLAVPEHSTSIQDWDTAGRVYLDYIRVIKTLQDIQQMENAGYELERLYTDVTSLCGRIELLPCRTARDRLAQSEMAKRVSNILRAVLSLQQGDAASDSLSIPLAQLAPHITRLPMPEDYTLEELRGLTQSYLRQLIISQ from the exons ATGTTCAACAAGTCATTCGGGACTCCGTTCGGTGGAGGAACAGGGGGATTCGGCAACGCGTCCACCTTCGGACAACAAA ACACAGGCTTTGGGGCGGCAGGAGGATTTGGGGCTTCTACGTTCGGGACGACCACCAACACTGGAGGACTGTTTGGTTCCACACAGAATAAACCTG GCGGTCTGTTTGGATCGAGTACGTTCAGTCAACCGGCGGCTTCCTCCACTAGCACCGGCTTCGGCTTCGGTGCAGCGAGCGGCACCTCTACCAGCTTGTTTGGCAACACGGGAACAGGCACCACCAGCGGACTCTTCTCCCAGCAGAATAATGCCTTCAGTGCCAACAAACCCACATCTTTTGGAA GCTTTGGGACGAGCACCAGCAGCGGCGGGCTCTTCGGAGCCACCAACACTGCCTCCAACCCCTTCGGGGGAACGAACTCTCTGTTCGGAGGCGCTGGGTTCTCCGCAGCACAGCAGCCGGGAACAACCGTGAAATTCAAC CctccaacaggaagtgacacgaTGGTGAAAGCTGGTGTGACCACGAGCATCAACACCAAACACCAGTGCATCACGGCCATGAAGGAGTACGAGAACAAGTCCCTGGAG gagtTGAGATTCGAGGATTACCAGGCGGGCAGGAAAGGACAGACCAATCAGATGGCTGCAGCGACGGGCAGCTTGTTCAGTGCGACCGCGGCCGCGCCCAGTGCCACCACTGGCCTGTTTGGCTCCACGGCCCCCAACACCAGCTTCTCCTTCGGACAGAATAAAGGCACCTTCGGAGCAG CAGCGCCCGGCGGGTTCGGTGCGACCACAGGCGGCCTTTTCACACAGCCGGCACAGCAACCAGCCGCCAGCCTCTTCAAGCCGTTCGGTCAGACGACCACCGCGCCGAACACCGGCTTCTCCTTCGGTAACACCAACACCATGGGACAGGCCAACACCAGCACCATG GGTTTGTTTGGGAACACGGCAGCGCCTCAGGCGGGTGGGTTGTTCGGCACCGCTCAGACCAGCACCGCCGCAGGCTTCGGGACCGGCACTGGGCTGTTTGGACAAACCAACACCGGGTTTGGAAACGTTGGCACACAG CAGAGTTTATTCGGTAATAAAACGGCCGGGTTCGGCACCACCACCACTAGCGCTCCCTCCTTCGGCACCGGCACTGGACTCTTTGGCAACAAGCCGGCCCTCACGCTGGGAACCGGAACCAACACCTCTACCTTTG GTTTTGGAACGAATCCTGCTGCAGGGAGTCTGTTTGGAAACAAACCGGCCACTGGTGGACTGGGCACTGGACTGGGAACCAGCTTTGGAGCAG cagtgGGACCAGGACAGACGTCTCTGTTCGGAAACAACCAGAACAAACTGGGAACCACGCTGGGAACCATGGGAACATTCGGAACGACAGCATTCAACAGTGGAACCAGCACGATGGGATTCGGAGCTCCACAGCAACCAGTCG cgCTCACTGATCCCAGCGCAGCGGCGGCTCAGCAGGccatgctgcagcagcagctcagcgtTCTGGCGTATTCACCGTACGGAGACTCGCCGCTGTTCAGAAACCCGCTGTCCGACCccaagaagaaagaggag cgTCTGAAACCAACCAATCCCACGGCCCAGAAGGCTCTGACCACACCCACCCACTACAAGCTGACCCCTCGACCTGCGACCAGGGTTCGCCCCAAATCGCTGACATCATCCGGCTCCTCCAAGTCGCAGCTCTTCGACGGCCTTGATGATGACGAGCCCTCGCTCACCAACGGAGCCTTCGTGCCCAG AAAGAGTATAAAGAAACTTGTGTTGAAGAACCTGAACAGCAGTCAGTACAGCAGCCAGccggagacggagacagacgACCTCGCTTCACCCCCCGAGTATCCACAGAACGGACACAg CCtcatggaagaggaggaggaggagctggggggCACTAGCAGCCAGGCGGACGATGACCCAGAGGTCACCCAGTTCTACGTTAACCCCATCGCCAAGCCCATCCCACAGGGCCGCGCCCAGACCagcctgcaggacaccatcagtGACCTGAACATGCACAAAGCGGCGAGGAACGGCCTGGAG CTGAGCAGTGATGACCTGTTGGCATCTCTGGGGGAGGagtctctgcaggaggagcGAGAGGACGAGCAGCAGGAAATTCAACAGTCTCCTCATCCAGCAG gCATCGTCCTCAACCGTGTCGGTTATTACACCATCCCCTCCATGAAGGATCTGGCTGACATGACGGACGAACACGGAGAGTGTTTGGTGGAAAACTTTACCATCGGCAGGAAAG GTTATGGCTCCATCTTCTTCCCTGGTGAGGTGAATGTGAGTGGGCTGAACCTTGACGAGATCGTCCACTTCAGACGCAAGGAGGTCATCGTGTACCCGGATGACAAAAACAAGCCATTAGAGGGGGAGGGGCTTAACAG ACGAGCCGAGGTCACCCTGGATGGGGTTTGGCCAAATGACAAAACGACCTGTACTCAGATCAGGAGCCCCGAGCGTCTGTCCGACATGAACTACGAGGGTCGGCTGGAGAAAGCCTCGCGCAAACAGGGAGCACGTTTCCTGGAGTACAGAACTGAGACGGGGTCCTGGGTGTTCGAG gtGGCCCACTTCTCGAAGTACGGCCTCCAGGATTCTGACGAGGAGGACGACATCCCTCTGAAAACCGACCCCAAGAAGTTGAAGAccatgatgtcacttcctccctccaagctgcagcagcaacttcCGCCCTCCCAGCATCAGGTGGCGCCACAGGCTCAG TCCACTGTCGTGGATCTTCCCAGTGGCGTGGCGGAGCTGGACAGCGACATGGCCGACATCACCCAGAGTTTCCCGACAGAGAGCCTgctgggaggggaggaggacagcGACCTGCCCGGGGAGACAGACACGACATGCGGGAAGCTCGGAGGTTTGACCTCTGCTGAGCTTGATGGTATCTCTGCGTCCAGCCACATCGCATCAACGTTGGGCATCAACCCGCACACGCTCCAG ATCATGAAGGCGTCCCTGTTTgctgaggacgaggaggagagtgaCTTGTTCCAGGGCCGAGGAGCGATGAAAGTTTCCACTGACGTCTCGTCCCCTCGCATCGTTCTGCCCGGAGCTCAGAGCCGATCCTCTG tggggGGTCTTCTTCAGGCTCGTTTTACCTCCGGCCTCCTCTCTCAGCTCTCGGactctcctcagcctcctctgtccCGGGCGGACACCCCCCGCTCATTACACTGGGCAGCACAGGGTCCCTCCTTCCTACTGCCCCCCCGAACTCCAGAGCCGTCGATCAGGACGGTTGGCGTGCGGCGCATGGGCGGCCCTGTCCCTCTCAAAGAGTCGGTCACTTTGGGGAAG GGAGGTTTGCTGATGGATGTCGGGCTGTTCAAGGGTCGGTCCTTTCGTGTTGGTTGGGGTCCTGGCTGGACGCTGGCGCACTGTGGAGACCGCCTCAGTTCGCTGGGCTCTAAACAGCTCGACCACAAAGACCTGAGCTCCAAGACCGACTTCAGCTTCCTGCCAAAACCTGCCAGGAACAAACC ACTCGTGGAAAGCCCCTACAAAGTGACGCTGGAGCAGCTGGTCGGTCTGGAGCCTCAGGTGACGAAGAccggggagggagaggaggaagagagccAGACAGtgctgcagcgccccctggagaTCTGCCTGGAGCACAGCATCATCAGCATCACAGACTCCGTCCCCTGCCCTCTGGTGCGACCGCAGACTGGTGTGGCAGCGCTGCACGAATACGCCAAGTGGATCACAGAGCTGAACGACACGCAGGGTGACGCAGACC ctctcctGGGCCACTGGGCCGAGGTCTGGACCCTGTGTGAGGCTCTTTGGGGCCGGCTGGGCCCCGCCCACCAAGAGCCAGACATCGAGACGCCAAGTGACTATGAGCAGCAGTTGGAGAGACGGCGGACCTTCTCTGCCTGGCTGTCCCGCGGCGCCACcagcagggtggaggaggaggtggctcTGGCCGGGAAGGGTCGCCACACGGAGGCCATCTTCAGCTACCTGACGGGCAACCGCATCAGTGAGGCGTGTCGAGTCGCACAGagggaag GTGACCATCGGTTGTCGCTGCTGCTGTCTCAGGCCCTGGGCTCTCAGTACTGTCGTGACCTGCTGGCTCTTCAGCTCGCCGACTGGAACCGGATGCAGACTGACAGCTACCTACCAGAGGAGCGACTTCGCATCTTCACGCTCCTGGCAGGGAAACCT GTGTGGCAGTCGTCGGACTCCGTGGTGAACGTCTGCTCACAGTTGGACTGGAAACGCTGCGTGGCTGTCCACCTCTGGTTCATGTTGCCTCCGACTGCCTCCATGGCCGATGCCCTcgctaaatatgaagctgccTTCCAG GGCTCATGTGAGGGGGGGAAGTACGCCTGTGCCCCCCTGCCGCCGTACCTGGAGGCGGAGAAGATGGacgtggaagaggaggaggagtctaAACGACCTCTGTACGACCTCTGTTTCCACCTGCTCAAACTCTACAGTGACAG ACACTacagtctgcagcagctgctggatcCTCTCACCGTCACCTGGGAGCGTCTGGATTACCGTCTGAGCTGGCACCTGTGGGGCGTCCTGCAGTCGCTGCACTACAGCCACCTGAGCGCCTCACGCCAGGGACTCCTCCACGCCAGCTACGCCGCACAACTGGAGAGCGCCGGCCTCTGGCACATGGCCATCTTTATCCTACTGCACATCCCCGACCACGC TCAGCGGGAACGAGCCGTCAGAGAGATGTTGACCCTCCACTGCCCCCTGCAGGAGACTGACGAGTCTGTCCGGAGGGAGCGCTTCCTGACGGAGAGACTGCTCATCCCAGAGCAGTGGATCCACGAGGCCAAGGCCACGCGAGCACACCGAGACGCAAACAGACACCAGGAGGCGCTGCATCTGTACCGGGCCGGATACTGGAACCAGTGTCACCGGCTGCTGATCCAACATCTGGCTTCAG ATTGCATCATCAACGACAACCACGACTACCTGCTGGAGTTCCTGGAGGGGCTGGCGGTCCCTGAACACAGCACCAGCATCCAGGACTGGGACACTGCAGGGAGGGTTTACCTGGACTACATCAGGGTCATCAAGACTCTGCAGGACATccagcag ATGGAAAACGCTGGTTACGAGCTCGAGCGTCTCTACACCGACGTGACGTCTCTCTGCGGCAGAATCGAACTCCTGCCCTGCAGGACCGCCAGAGACCGGCTCGCCCAATCAG AAATGGCGAAGCGTGTTTCCAACATCCTGCGTGCGGTGCTGAGTCTGCAGCAGGGCGACGCTGCGTCCGACTCCCTCAGCATCCCGCTGGCCCAGCTGGCGCCACACATCACCCGCCTCCCGATGCCGGAGGACTACACGCTGGAGGAGCTGCGAGGCCTCACGCAGTCGTACCTTCGACAGCTCATCATCAGCCAATGA
- the nup98 gene encoding nuclear pore complex protein Nup98-Nup96 isoform X6 → MFNKSFGTPFGGGTGGFGNASTFGQQSGLFGSSTFSQPAASSTSTGFGFGAASGTSTSLFGNTGTGTTSGLFSQQNNAFSANKPTSFGSFGTSTSSGGLFGATNTASNPFGGTNSLFGGAGFSAAQQPGTTVKFNPPTGSDTMVKAGVTTSINTKHQCITAMKEYENKSLEELRFEDYQAGRKGQTNQMAAATGSLFSATAAAPSATTGLFGSTAPNTSFSFGQNKGTFGAAAPGGFGATTGGLFTQPAQQPAASLFKPFGQTTTAPNTGFSFGNTNTMGQANTSTMGLFGNTAAPQAGGLFGTAQTSTAAGFGTGTGLFGQTNTGFGNVGTQQSLFGNKTAGFGTTTTSAPSFGTGTGLFGNKPALTLGTGTNTSTFGFGTNPAAGSLFGNKPATGGLGTGLGTSFGAAVGPGQTSLFGNNQNKLGTTLGTMGTFGTTAFNSGTSTMGFGAPQQPVALTDPSAAAAQQAMLQQQLSVLAYSPYGDSPLFRNPLSDPKKKEERLKPTNPTAQKALTTPTHYKLTPRPATRVRPKSLTSSGSSKSQLFDGLDDDEPSLTNGAFVPRKSIKKLVLKNLNSSQYSSQPETETDDLASPPEYPQNGHSLMEEEEEELGGTSSQADDDPEVTQFYVNPIAKPIPQGRAQTSLQDTISDLNMHKAARNGLELSSDDLLASLGEESLQEEREDEQQEIQQSPHPAGIVLNRVGYYTIPSMKDLADMTDEHGECLVENFTIGRKGYGSIFFPGEVNVSGLNLDEIVHFRRKEVIVYPDDKNKPLEGEGLNRRAEVTLDGVWPNDKTTCTQIRSPERLSDMNYEGRLEKASRKQGARFLEYRTETGSWVFEVAHFSKYGLQDSDEEDDIPLKTDPKKLKTMMSLPPSKLQQQLPPSQHQVAPQAQSTVVDLPSGVAELDSDMADITQSFPTESLLGGEEDSDLPGETDTTCGKLGGLTSAELDGISASSHIASTLGINPHTLQIMKASLFAEDEEESDLFQGRGAMKVSTDVSSPRIVLPGAQSRSSVGGLLQARFTSGLLSQLSDSPQPPLSRADTPRSLHWAAQGPSFLLPPRTPEPSIRTVGVRRMGGPVPLKESVTLGKGGLLMDVGLFKGRSFRVGWGPGWTLAHCGDRLSSLGSKQLDHKDLSSKTDFSFLPKPARNKPLVESPYKVTLEQLVGLEPQVTKTGEGEEEESQTVLQRPLEICLEHSIISITDSVPCPLVRPQTGVAALHEYAKWITELNDTQGDADPLLGHWAEVWTLCEALWGRLGPAHQEPDIETPSDYEQQLERRRTFSAWLSRGATSRVEEEVALAGKGRHTEAIFSYLTGNRISEACRVAQREGDHRLSLLLSQALGSQYCRDLLALQLADWNRMQTDSYLPEERLRIFTLLAGKPVWQSSDSVVNVCSQLDWKRCVAVHLWFMLPPTASMADALAKYEAAFQGSCEGGKYACAPLPPYLEAEKMDVEEEEESKRPLYDLCFHLLKLYSDRHYSLQQLLDPLTVTWERLDYRLSWHLWGVLQSLHYSHLSASRQGLLHASYAAQLESAGLWHMAIFILLHIPDHAQRERAVREMLTLHCPLQETDESVRRERFLTERLLIPEQWIHEAKATRAHRDANRHQEALHLYRAGYWNQCHRLLIQHLASDCIINDNHDYLLEFLEGLAVPEHSTSIQDWDTAGRVYLDYIRVIKTLQDIQQVVCMENAGYELERLYTDVTSLCGRIELLPCRTARDRLAQSEMAKRVSNILRAVLSLQQGDAASDSLSIPLAQLAPHITRLPMPEDYTLEELRGLTQSYLRQLIISQ, encoded by the exons ATGTTCAACAAGTCATTCGGGACTCCGTTCGGTGGAGGAACAGGGGGATTCGGCAACGCGTCCACCTTCGGACAACAAA GCGGTCTGTTTGGATCGAGTACGTTCAGTCAACCGGCGGCTTCCTCCACTAGCACCGGCTTCGGCTTCGGTGCAGCGAGCGGCACCTCTACCAGCTTGTTTGGCAACACGGGAACAGGCACCACCAGCGGACTCTTCTCCCAGCAGAATAATGCCTTCAGTGCCAACAAACCCACATCTTTTGGAA GCTTTGGGACGAGCACCAGCAGCGGCGGGCTCTTCGGAGCCACCAACACTGCCTCCAACCCCTTCGGGGGAACGAACTCTCTGTTCGGAGGCGCTGGGTTCTCCGCAGCACAGCAGCCGGGAACAACCGTGAAATTCAAC CctccaacaggaagtgacacgaTGGTGAAAGCTGGTGTGACCACGAGCATCAACACCAAACACCAGTGCATCACGGCCATGAAGGAGTACGAGAACAAGTCCCTGGAG gagtTGAGATTCGAGGATTACCAGGCGGGCAGGAAAGGACAGACCAATCAGATGGCTGCAGCGACGGGCAGCTTGTTCAGTGCGACCGCGGCCGCGCCCAGTGCCACCACTGGCCTGTTTGGCTCCACGGCCCCCAACACCAGCTTCTCCTTCGGACAGAATAAAGGCACCTTCGGAGCAG CAGCGCCCGGCGGGTTCGGTGCGACCACAGGCGGCCTTTTCACACAGCCGGCACAGCAACCAGCCGCCAGCCTCTTCAAGCCGTTCGGTCAGACGACCACCGCGCCGAACACCGGCTTCTCCTTCGGTAACACCAACACCATGGGACAGGCCAACACCAGCACCATG GGTTTGTTTGGGAACACGGCAGCGCCTCAGGCGGGTGGGTTGTTCGGCACCGCTCAGACCAGCACCGCCGCAGGCTTCGGGACCGGCACTGGGCTGTTTGGACAAACCAACACCGGGTTTGGAAACGTTGGCACACAG CAGAGTTTATTCGGTAATAAAACGGCCGGGTTCGGCACCACCACCACTAGCGCTCCCTCCTTCGGCACCGGCACTGGACTCTTTGGCAACAAGCCGGCCCTCACGCTGGGAACCGGAACCAACACCTCTACCTTTG GTTTTGGAACGAATCCTGCTGCAGGGAGTCTGTTTGGAAACAAACCGGCCACTGGTGGACTGGGCACTGGACTGGGAACCAGCTTTGGAGCAG cagtgGGACCAGGACAGACGTCTCTGTTCGGAAACAACCAGAACAAACTGGGAACCACGCTGGGAACCATGGGAACATTCGGAACGACAGCATTCAACAGTGGAACCAGCACGATGGGATTCGGAGCTCCACAGCAACCAGTCG cgCTCACTGATCCCAGCGCAGCGGCGGCTCAGCAGGccatgctgcagcagcagctcagcgtTCTGGCGTATTCACCGTACGGAGACTCGCCGCTGTTCAGAAACCCGCTGTCCGACCccaagaagaaagaggag cgTCTGAAACCAACCAATCCCACGGCCCAGAAGGCTCTGACCACACCCACCCACTACAAGCTGACCCCTCGACCTGCGACCAGGGTTCGCCCCAAATCGCTGACATCATCCGGCTCCTCCAAGTCGCAGCTCTTCGACGGCCTTGATGATGACGAGCCCTCGCTCACCAACGGAGCCTTCGTGCCCAG AAAGAGTATAAAGAAACTTGTGTTGAAGAACCTGAACAGCAGTCAGTACAGCAGCCAGccggagacggagacagacgACCTCGCTTCACCCCCCGAGTATCCACAGAACGGACACAg CCtcatggaagaggaggaggaggagctggggggCACTAGCAGCCAGGCGGACGATGACCCAGAGGTCACCCAGTTCTACGTTAACCCCATCGCCAAGCCCATCCCACAGGGCCGCGCCCAGACCagcctgcaggacaccatcagtGACCTGAACATGCACAAAGCGGCGAGGAACGGCCTGGAG CTGAGCAGTGATGACCTGTTGGCATCTCTGGGGGAGGagtctctgcaggaggagcGAGAGGACGAGCAGCAGGAAATTCAACAGTCTCCTCATCCAGCAG gCATCGTCCTCAACCGTGTCGGTTATTACACCATCCCCTCCATGAAGGATCTGGCTGACATGACGGACGAACACGGAGAGTGTTTGGTGGAAAACTTTACCATCGGCAGGAAAG GTTATGGCTCCATCTTCTTCCCTGGTGAGGTGAATGTGAGTGGGCTGAACCTTGACGAGATCGTCCACTTCAGACGCAAGGAGGTCATCGTGTACCCGGATGACAAAAACAAGCCATTAGAGGGGGAGGGGCTTAACAG ACGAGCCGAGGTCACCCTGGATGGGGTTTGGCCAAATGACAAAACGACCTGTACTCAGATCAGGAGCCCCGAGCGTCTGTCCGACATGAACTACGAGGGTCGGCTGGAGAAAGCCTCGCGCAAACAGGGAGCACGTTTCCTGGAGTACAGAACTGAGACGGGGTCCTGGGTGTTCGAG gtGGCCCACTTCTCGAAGTACGGCCTCCAGGATTCTGACGAGGAGGACGACATCCCTCTGAAAACCGACCCCAAGAAGTTGAAGAccatgatgtcacttcctccctccaagctgcagcagcaacttcCGCCCTCCCAGCATCAGGTGGCGCCACAGGCTCAG TCCACTGTCGTGGATCTTCCCAGTGGCGTGGCGGAGCTGGACAGCGACATGGCCGACATCACCCAGAGTTTCCCGACAGAGAGCCTgctgggaggggaggaggacagcGACCTGCCCGGGGAGACAGACACGACATGCGGGAAGCTCGGAGGTTTGACCTCTGCTGAGCTTGATGGTATCTCTGCGTCCAGCCACATCGCATCAACGTTGGGCATCAACCCGCACACGCTCCAG ATCATGAAGGCGTCCCTGTTTgctgaggacgaggaggagagtgaCTTGTTCCAGGGCCGAGGAGCGATGAAAGTTTCCACTGACGTCTCGTCCCCTCGCATCGTTCTGCCCGGAGCTCAGAGCCGATCCTCTG tggggGGTCTTCTTCAGGCTCGTTTTACCTCCGGCCTCCTCTCTCAGCTCTCGGactctcctcagcctcctctgtccCGGGCGGACACCCCCCGCTCATTACACTGGGCAGCACAGGGTCCCTCCTTCCTACTGCCCCCCCGAACTCCAGAGCCGTCGATCAGGACGGTTGGCGTGCGGCGCATGGGCGGCCCTGTCCCTCTCAAAGAGTCGGTCACTTTGGGGAAG GGAGGTTTGCTGATGGATGTCGGGCTGTTCAAGGGTCGGTCCTTTCGTGTTGGTTGGGGTCCTGGCTGGACGCTGGCGCACTGTGGAGACCGCCTCAGTTCGCTGGGCTCTAAACAGCTCGACCACAAAGACCTGAGCTCCAAGACCGACTTCAGCTTCCTGCCAAAACCTGCCAGGAACAAACC ACTCGTGGAAAGCCCCTACAAAGTGACGCTGGAGCAGCTGGTCGGTCTGGAGCCTCAGGTGACGAAGAccggggagggagaggaggaagagagccAGACAGtgctgcagcgccccctggagaTCTGCCTGGAGCACAGCATCATCAGCATCACAGACTCCGTCCCCTGCCCTCTGGTGCGACCGCAGACTGGTGTGGCAGCGCTGCACGAATACGCCAAGTGGATCACAGAGCTGAACGACACGCAGGGTGACGCAGACC ctctcctGGGCCACTGGGCCGAGGTCTGGACCCTGTGTGAGGCTCTTTGGGGCCGGCTGGGCCCCGCCCACCAAGAGCCAGACATCGAGACGCCAAGTGACTATGAGCAGCAGTTGGAGAGACGGCGGACCTTCTCTGCCTGGCTGTCCCGCGGCGCCACcagcagggtggaggaggaggtggctcTGGCCGGGAAGGGTCGCCACACGGAGGCCATCTTCAGCTACCTGACGGGCAACCGCATCAGTGAGGCGTGTCGAGTCGCACAGagggaag GTGACCATCGGTTGTCGCTGCTGCTGTCTCAGGCCCTGGGCTCTCAGTACTGTCGTGACCTGCTGGCTCTTCAGCTCGCCGACTGGAACCGGATGCAGACTGACAGCTACCTACCAGAGGAGCGACTTCGCATCTTCACGCTCCTGGCAGGGAAACCT GTGTGGCAGTCGTCGGACTCCGTGGTGAACGTCTGCTCACAGTTGGACTGGAAACGCTGCGTGGCTGTCCACCTCTGGTTCATGTTGCCTCCGACTGCCTCCATGGCCGATGCCCTcgctaaatatgaagctgccTTCCAG GGCTCATGTGAGGGGGGGAAGTACGCCTGTGCCCCCCTGCCGCCGTACCTGGAGGCGGAGAAGATGGacgtggaagaggaggaggagtctaAACGACCTCTGTACGACCTCTGTTTCCACCTGCTCAAACTCTACAGTGACAG ACACTacagtctgcagcagctgctggatcCTCTCACCGTCACCTGGGAGCGTCTGGATTACCGTCTGAGCTGGCACCTGTGGGGCGTCCTGCAGTCGCTGCACTACAGCCACCTGAGCGCCTCACGCCAGGGACTCCTCCACGCCAGCTACGCCGCACAACTGGAGAGCGCCGGCCTCTGGCACATGGCCATCTTTATCCTACTGCACATCCCCGACCACGC TCAGCGGGAACGAGCCGTCAGAGAGATGTTGACCCTCCACTGCCCCCTGCAGGAGACTGACGAGTCTGTCCGGAGGGAGCGCTTCCTGACGGAGAGACTGCTCATCCCAGAGCAGTGGATCCACGAGGCCAAGGCCACGCGAGCACACCGAGACGCAAACAGACACCAGGAGGCGCTGCATCTGTACCGGGCCGGATACTGGAACCAGTGTCACCGGCTGCTGATCCAACATCTGGCTTCAG ATTGCATCATCAACGACAACCACGACTACCTGCTGGAGTTCCTGGAGGGGCTGGCGGTCCCTGAACACAGCACCAGCATCCAGGACTGGGACACTGCAGGGAGGGTTTACCTGGACTACATCAGGGTCATCAAGACTCTGCAGGACATccagcaggttgtgtgt ATGGAAAACGCTGGTTACGAGCTCGAGCGTCTCTACACCGACGTGACGTCTCTCTGCGGCAGAATCGAACTCCTGCCCTGCAGGACCGCCAGAGACCGGCTCGCCCAATCAG AAATGGCGAAGCGTGTTTCCAACATCCTGCGTGCGGTGCTGAGTCTGCAGCAGGGCGACGCTGCGTCCGACTCCCTCAGCATCCCGCTGGCCCAGCTGGCGCCACACATCACCCGCCTCCCGATGCCGGAGGACTACACGCTGGAGGAGCTGCGAGGCCTCACGCAGTCGTACCTTCGACAGCTCATCATCAGCCAATGA